AAGAAACGTGtgagtatttttatacattatgTTCTATTTCCAAGTCTTCCAAAGGTCACTGTCCATGTAGAAATTATCAATAACGagacttttctttttcttcgtACTTGAACAATGacatattgaataaaatttcgaattttttaaattttatattaagtcaAAATACGGAATCTTTGTGTAAATTCTACTAAGGGTTCAAGTGAATTGAGGGATGAAAACgccaaaaatgaaagagaatcaaaataatcaattcaTCGCCATGAATGGTTCAACAGTTGACCATGAGCTAGAATATTTAAGCATGCACATAACGCCTAGAAATGTCAAGAGATGAATTTCATCGTTATTTAAGTTTTCATATGCATGAAAATcagaaaatgtataaaaacTTCCATGGCTTTTGGTACCAAGAGGAATGGCATATTCGAAGTCTACTTAAaagtatgaaatttaatttgaatataataataatcttatcttacatcaaatatattttgaacaaaatcataaaagtATATACAGTTCATTATTATAACTAAAAGtaatgaaaataaagatatACTACAATACTAGATTATAACCACACAATTGCATTCTTATCGGATTGTCAAGCTATCTATATAAGATTACGAGTCATTAGGGCTGAAATTATTTTGggtcaaaattttttaattataaacctaaactttcaaaatttggaCTAACCCACCTAATCAATTGAGCTTGGAAAAATTGGAAATtctttaaactattttttatttatttataattttctactttttacAAATAAACACACTCGTAATTGAGTGTTATCTCGTCATATATTCACAATACATTTGAAGTACTTAATTAAAagtattgaatttaattaaaaattgtgagATCGTAActgaattaatttgaatataataataatcttatcttacatcaaatatattttgaacataaaatcataaaattatatacattattataatcttattttggGTTTAAAAATTCTTAGTTATAAACctaaactttcaaattttggataaattgAGCTTGGAAAAATTGGAAATTCTTTTAAACTagtaaatttttgtttataattttatactcctcaCGTATTATCTCATCATATACTTACGTAAACACTCCCTACATCCGCAATTATCGGCAATTGATTACATAATACTCACACTATTGTCTAACATTTATACaacaaatactaaaaaaagtCGTACATTGATACAACTTGGTGTTTAAGAATTGTAGTGGATGGAATGTGTGTCGaactatttatataaatttttatagtagtaaaatataaataagagagttGTTCGTGGAAGAacggaaaaataaatatgacaCACGTGTTTTACCTTAATAATATCCGTTATCTCTTTTTCTtgtatacattttttaattaattaagcattacagtaaaaatgaaattatgagTATAACTTTCGATTATTATACTAACTTTTAATGTAAATAGTAAAGTTtgacatttaaataattgaaacattTAAGTTAATCGGGCCAACTTACTCGTTTTCGAGATCTCAACCTTTTTCAGTAGACCCTATTTAATCAGAGGTTATTCGATTGCGGGTCATTCGTTTTCAACCCTAACTCTACTAGATCTGTTAGTATATTCTGATAAGcccattaataattttagacTGGATAAACATCcctaaaaataagaatataatagacaaattaaattctataaaCAATTTTATGTACTTATGTGGAGTACTACAATTTTACTAACCAGCACGTGCCACATTCTTTATAagaaacacaaataaatatgtatactGATTGGATATTATACACATCCATCTTGACAACATTTATTTCAACACCTAGCAAATTTAATTATCCTAGGATTTCATACTTATATATTGAGCTTGCTTCAAATCTTCcatcactaatttattttttttcacaaatcaAACCACTTAAGTATCATCATCAAATCATCCGAATCCCACAAAGGTTCACTTTGAGTTGCAATGTCCCAATTCATCAATTCACTCCCCTCCACCGTTGGATTAATCTGCTGATCATCGCTAGTTGCGAATGCCACGTCAGCACGGTGGCACTGCATCGCGGCTTCATCAGCCTCGGCCGGCTGCGGCCGCCTATCAAACGCCCTCGCGCACTTGGATCTCTTGTAAATCCGGCACAAGCTGAGCTCTTCCTTCAGCTGCATAACAAATttctacaataaaataaataaatctaaacagatttacataaaattaaccTATGACCAAATTCAAACCCTAGTCAACCGTGACCAAAAAGAGGGttaagaaaagtagaaaaccCTAGAAACAGACCTGAGGATTGGGAGAATGATCATAGACTTTATACTCGTTCATTTTCCAGGTAGTTTTCAATCCGTGGGGAGCTCGGCCCTCGTAGAAAACCATGGTTTTCTTCCTTCCGATTCGGAGATTTTGGCAATTGAAAACATCAGAAGGCGAGCCGGTAGCTTTCCAATATCCCTTCTCTGTAAGGCGGTTGGGTCTTCCTCCCCGGGCCTCCCTCTCTTGCATCGTGGTGAAGAAGAACCACTGCTCTTTGTCGCCACGGCACACTTCTCCAGCATGTCCTGTTTGATAATATATCAACACATAATCAGTTCGCTGATTCATTAATATCAGTTGCTGCACAAAACATATCAGTTGCTCtactttttatatcatttaaaCTCTACTGATATTCATGAATTAACGAACAGATATTAAGTCAGAAActgatatttttgtgataccaACTGATAtgtaatatatcaaattaatgacaataaaaaaaataaagagaataaatatgaAGTGAATTTACGTGGAAGCTCCCATGGATTGTAATCATAGATGTTCAGAAGAGGTATGACTCTGTCGATGTCAGGATTTGTGCCGTTGAGCTTGTTAGGAAGATAGTAAAGGAGCAGTTCCTCCTCTGTGGGATAGAACCTGAAACCTACAGGCAAATCACCCATGTTTTAATGCTAATGTGATCAGTTAGAAAGGAATATATGTAGTGAAAGAAATGAAGTAGACGAAGAAGATGACAAGGGAGTAGAGTGAGCATGCTTTAGACTAATTCGTGGTTCTATTTATAGGGAGTGattaagtttcatttttttttaaaaaaaattgtggaaGGTAGTTTTGGTGGAAAATTCTAAGtttttaattagaaaacaCGAGCGTTCACATTTGTCCACATATCTACAAGAATTCTCGTCCACGTCCACTCTATTTGTAGCTTGATTCTTTCCACTTTCATTCTTCACTTctcatttaccattttttgccAGTATAAGTAACTTTGAAGAAGTTAAAAATATATCGTTTGAATTAATAATGTGATACTCCTTCCTTCCCACTCAATAAGTCCATATTTTAAGTGGCACCGGATTTTAGGAAAAATTGTTAGGTGGAgtaagtagagaaaaaaatatagttgaatattttaataaggagagaggagagataGATttgtttccaaaaatagaaattggaCATCTTgactttgacaaaataaaaaaaatgtggacATATTgaatgggacggatgaagtatattaCTGTACCAAGCCATAAATTAGTATTGGGTTTTcgatttttcattatataagtTTAATGTAAGTTTTGAGAAAGTTTAGTTGAGCTTTTGATGTTAACTCCTTGTGAAAGAGAGTATTTTGTTGAATGTGATTatcaaattaagaatttaagtATATTCTCCATGTTCATGCATGCTTCAGCTGCATCAAGATATATAGTCacattttctataatttataatcataaaattaagttgTTACCTCTTCATCCCACAAAGtcacattttgttatttcgTTCGTCCCATAATCAGAAtaacatttttgttttacCATATGATAAATAGGCCTCATATTTCACCAACTTAAGTCACTCacaaaatgagactcatagtccactaacttattcaaaccacttttatttatatttctttaaaCTTGTGCTCACaccaaatgtgactcttattgtaggacggaggtagtattttaaattaagtacTACATTTTACATTTAGAAAATAGAGTGGACTACAAAATTGGCTCATATGTATGACAAGTCAAATGCTAGAGGTAcctatgtttaaaaaaatgaactgTAAGCCTCTGCGTATGAGTATAATATCTTTTTAGAccatttttcactattttgagTCTCTTATGTCCTTTTTTCCCTCACTTTAACCTACCTGCCATTCCAAGGGTGTTTTAgtctttctcatttttattactatataatatgtttattttatgttaaaatattattctcatttaattcataaatattttaaatttaaatagattgagaaattaaaatacttatcCATAGGAATGATTTAtgtctttattttagttagatatatttttgtaaataataaaaacgtaaatttttttaataatttttggtaAGTACTATGTTAATTCGtcaattttaccaaattttatatactaaaataaatgatataaattaaaagactGAAATGCCCTGTGTggtattttggaaaaaaaatgagggTCAGAAGGAAATGGTAGACCGGAAACAGTGGAAAAGGACcccaaattatattatatccATACGTAGAGGAGTCTGTTGCATTTTTTGTTACATAGATACATTCAGCGTTCAAACGTCCATACTTAGGTTGTATTTTGCAGTTCAATCTAGAAAATAAGGTTTCATTCACCTTGTACCTTGTAATACGCTTTTGtatgaaaacaaaatcatttgTACCTTGTTATCCACATTTGGATGTTCTAGAATACTTTTGACGGTTTTCATGGGTTCGTGTATTATGTATGACTTGAGCAAGTACTGTCCTTCCTTAATAGATTACTTCATCTTCGAGAGAGATATGCATTGACAATATACGTACACACCCCAATCAGAGTCATGTGGTAAGAGTTATGTCTATTCTACAAATACTGCCAAAAATGACTTGTGAAAATTgactttattatattatttgcaCTCTTCatcttttatctctttttaAGCTCATTTTCTATTGCATCCcaacaaattcatcaaattacTAATTGATAGAGATTTAAACAAGAGAATGCCTTAGTTCATCAATCAAAGTACACCAAGTTTAACCCTAAATGTATGAAATAGTCGAATTTATTAGTGGATGTTAATGCTCAAGTTTTCAGTGCTCAAGAACTGTGGATGCCTTTATCAATATTCtcatatgataaaaataaaagagacacattaattttaaagttacaaatTAAGATTACTTTTTCAGATCATAATCCAACCAAATAAATAGGCCCAAAAGATATActataatttgtaaattatatgCATAAATTCTTTGGAGTAAACATATAACACCATTAAACTAAAGTTTAAAAAGCCCAAATAATTCTATATACAACAACTATATCAAACATATAAAGCCCAACCAATCTCCATAATCTAATAAGCCcaagaaatcaaatttgtaACCAAAACATCTATGTACATGTTGATGGGCATGATTTCTTTGTAGAAGTTTTTGCACCCAAATTTCAATATTGTTACTTAatcatgaattaattattccatTACAAACAAGGTAAAACACATTTTACGTCcttttatgtttatattataattCAGATCCATATACAAGTTACAAAGATTTGTTtgttctttttaaaaaaaattgatgttatcaataatatatgcacaataatctatttaatttaaatttatatagagatctataaaaacataataaaaatataaaaatagagacaCCTTAAATGTGTTTTGCGTAGacccaatttttttctcaataaatGAATGCTAATTATCACAAACCAAATAACATAAGACCCGTTTttgcatttcaattttaattgtcTTCTCTAATActattacatttatattttgctttAGTAGTTGTTTTATGGTAACCACAAGGCAAGAAAAGACTTGAATGTCGCAATCACTaacattatttacttttatatatatattctgaTATTATGCTTAAACATGAAtatatttcaaactttttgCTTTTCGTAGATCTTAATTCTTACCCTCTATTCTTCACTGgccttaaaattaaaatttaattgttacATTCACATAGTATCTTTTTTGGGATCtacattcatattttatcttcgTGCCTTGTTTTTCTTACTGCTAATCTCctaaatgtaaaagaaaaatactcaAATCATATTATAGTTAGTGAGCACtagttcaacaaaatcaataatttgccgaaaacaaaaacaactaaTATCACATTCGGGAAAACTAATTTGttaacaattatatatatgcatatctaaaattttgattttatgaaaaaataaccAATTGGGAGTCACATGTCTTTGGCGTCGCGGTGAATAGTGATcgataatgtaaaataaaaaatgtgaaactTATTATccatgaaaaaatgaaaattatcataaaagtattgctttcattaattaactatttattaactCAACTCATATATACATGAATCTGGATGCGAATGATGAGACCAagcaaataaatgaaaatcgCGGattattcttaaattatagatttgaaaaaaaaatttacccGAGGTGCTAGGTAGAGTGTGAGACGATCTCCCATCAGTTTTACATGAAAGTATGGAATAGCATATAGTCAACCCTTTATCTTTGACCATGGTTTTGAGTTAATTTAGGACTTCCTATTTTATATGCTTATTAATTTGGTGCGGTGAACGTGGATTTAAATGTCCTATGGAAAGGGGCTACCCGTAGGTGTGACCAAAGGGGTGCCACCGAAAAATGTGGGTCCGAAGGAAAAGGGCGCAAAGGGGATGGTGGGCCTCTGGCTTTGGGTTTGCCACCCGGCATATTGTGTCGTCCGTGGACGTCCTGTTTAAAAAGAGGGATGGATTGATACGATCCCACATCGGTTTCACACGAAAGTGTGGAATAGCATATAAGAGAGAGTCAACCATTTACCTTTAACCATGATTTTGGGTTAAGTTAGGGCTTCCTATCTTATATGCTTATCAGAgtgcaaaacaacaaaagaccaattataacaaaaatatagaaaaaaaacgATAGCATAAAACTAACtacaaaaaagaagataacaaAAGTCTAAATTactagagagaaaaaattcaGAATCTAACCAGTTGAAATCACGCAACTAGCAACTAGTTACATTAGCCAAAAACCACCGAGACGAAGGCAGACAACAAGCATGAAACAAGAGAAGAAACAAGCACTCCCCCAACAAGATGGTCATATATCTTATATGTGGGCTCGTTGCCATAGGCCACATTCAGAAAATCATCGAAATTTCCATAATATTTATCGTGGCGAGAATGTAAACTCCTGCCACCATCCTCTCATCCAAGTTCGAAAGCACAAAAAAACTACTTTAATCATCCGTGTTCACTTAGTATCTCTATTTAACTAATAATCCCTCCTGTCTATATCtaatagtcatatttttttcattttaaatcgtccaataaaaaaaaattaaattcggTTTTCCCAGTAATTTTTCTCTTAGATAAGATAAACCTCAATTTCCACTAAtaataagttaattattttttgtctattctctcctatttaaataattttgcattaaaatatattctatACACTAGTGGACGAAGATAGTAGCAGTTTctaatcaaattattgatagagcatgagagaaaataatcaaGTGGACAATATAGTTGAAAAGAAGACTAGTTTTGGACAATTGGGTGACGAAGAACTAGTCGGTGagaaagtttgaaaaataaCCGAAAATGGGCCGCCCGCGCCCCGGGGACCCGTTCCCCCCCCTTTCCCGGGAAATTCCCCCGCTTTGTAGCCTTCCCATGGGTTCCCCCCCGTAGGATGCTTCCAATTTTTCCCCAAACATGGACCCCCGGGGGGGCCCCCGGGGAACCCGGGGCCGTTCCGAAAAAACCACCCTTGGTCACGCCGGCGACCATCCCCCCGGTTCCCACTTCCTTCGGGGGTGCGCCTACCCCCGGCCGCAGGACCGGCCAACCACCTTGCCCCCTTCCCCTTTCCCTTCTTCTTCGCCGGGCCCGGGCCCGGGGAACGGAGTGTCCGATCCCCAGATCAATCCCCATTTTTCAAAACACAAAAAGGTCACCCCCAAAGGAACCCGCCTACGTGGGGCGGGGGTAAACCGCCGGGAAAAACCCCCAGAGGGACGATAGACCTGTCCTCCCCTCTGGCCCCGCATCCCGGGGTGGGAAACCCGGTGCATCCATCCCCGGGCCCCAACATCCCCATCATCTCGGGGGATTTTCGCCGGGGTTTTGGGGGGCCCCCCCCACCCCGGGACCGACCCCCCGCCCGCCCCCGCCCCGGGGTCCCCCgcccatcatccccatcattcGTCGATCATCTACCCTCGACCGGGGGATACCCCCCCCACCCCCCCGGGACCGACCGCCGCGTCGCCGCCCCCCGCCCCGGAAACCCCCCCCGGCATACCCCCCCGGGTTCCCCCCATCCCCCGACGCCCCACCATCCCCATTAACCGGGGCCCAAGGGACGTTAAACCCCCCGGGGCCCCTCTGGCCCCCATCCGATCCCACGGACCGGGGGTTTAGAGCCGACGGCCCCGGATTGACCCGTTGTTGTTCCATGGCtgatgttttcctttttatttaaaagagagagaaaactggGAAAaaaagtggtgcaaatgaaaaaagaaactaaaaaatatatataggttttcaaaaattttagaaaaaaaccaaaataaaaggGCCGGGCCGACGGCACGCCCCTATGGCGCCAAAAGATAATACGACGATAAAAAATTTACTGGGAAAAATTAACCGGTAAATTGGtataataacaaaatcaatataaataaaatcatgctgatcaaaatctttttttattattcccttttaaattatttaaatttttttataaaaaaagaaaaaactatgATAGTAagcaaaaattatttttttggtcaaaataacacaaaattgaaaaatcattttataagtatactattttaattatacaaaaatattttcgtccaatcaaaatgaaattttgatgTGAGATTGACAAGGTAAACAACATATTAATGCCACGAGACTATATCTTttaattagagcatccacaatagaaataggccagccactctctcttcctgccagcactaaaaatccacctgccacatcagcatagGTCAACCATAGGCCAGCTGTacccgcaataaaaataattcaaaaaacaactacattttaCGGAATCAGCattttacgattaaattacggaattaaatttactagacatatacgggaaaattcattcatttcattaaaaaaaaaggtacaaagaacaaaaagaaatacatgatttttttctaCAAAAAAAGCGGCtcccacacacgagccccgccactctctactcctcgtcaAGGCGCAAGCCGCTATATCCTCGCAGCCGCCACCCGGGGTATTCTGAGGCCCGCGCCCCCAACCCCCCACACCCGTGCCCTCGAGGCATCCATATCCACCCGCatgttctcgagcatcgagtagAAGAACCCTCTTCTCCGTAGGGCCTGGCCAAGGCTCCTTCCAATCTTCGGAAGACCGCGAACATATTGTTCTTCCGCTCTTTGCACACGAATAACGTGCAACGCAGGGGTGGGGTGGGGCGAGATGACCTCccggggcgataggggggatcctCCTCACCGTCTTCGTTGCGTTCCGCTTTGAAGCCAACCGCAGGGCGAAGCGACGCAGTAGGACGGATGTGACTCGGAACTCTCGCATCCGAGGAGGTCGTGAAGGAtccgccgctgccgccgccgTCAGCCGTCTGCAATAGTTCGGCCTTCGCCGTTTCGCCCAATACCCAAATGGGCCGCGTGACCCCGCCCCGGAACTTCTGAGTCCTTCGTAAACACATAGCATTCCCTGCATATTTTTtaactccttatacttcccctACAGAAGGGGAACCGACTCCTCCGTTTATCCTCCGCGCGTCCTCCCCCATCTCTCGCCCACCTAGTCACCGCGCGGAGGGCGTTGGCTACAACCTCGGTGCAATTCAGGCCGACCGTGGCCCCCGATCCGTTTCCACCCCTTCCCAAGCACTCCTCGGGATCGCCGCAAACCGACAACCACGCCCTTGGTCACgccggcgtactcatcctccgtccacttccttcGCGTGGGGGTGTCGTCTACACCGGGCTGCGAGGACTGGCCAACCACCTTGCCCTTCCCCttgcccttcttcttcttcggcgcggcccgaCCCGCTGGAACGGGAGTGTCCGGATCCCGAGATCAATCCCCAtctcatgcaatgacaaaaggtcaTCGCCAAGGGTCggcgtgtgagacgaagccgtct
The genomic region above belongs to Salvia hispanica cultivar TCC Black 2014 chromosome 3, UniMelb_Shisp_WGS_1.0, whole genome shotgun sequence and contains:
- the LOC125209445 gene encoding NAC domain-containing protein 90-like, whose amino-acid sequence is MGDLPVGFRFYPTEEELLLYYLPNKLNGTNPDIDRVIPLLNIYDYNPWELPRHAGEVCRGDKEQWFFFTTMQEREARGGRPNRLTEKGYWKATGSPSDVFNCQNLRIGRKKTMVFYEGRAPHGLKTTWKMNEYKVYDHSPNPQLKEELSLCRIYKRSKCARAFDRRPQPAEADEAAMQCHRADVAFATSDDQQINPTVEGSELMNWDIATQSEPLWDSDDLMMILKWFDL